The proteins below come from a single Alkalispirillum mobile genomic window:
- the pdxJ gene encoding pyridoxine 5'-phosphate synthase — protein MDRTLLLGVNIDHVATLRQARGTAYPDPVQAAFVAEQAGADLITVHLREDRRHIQDRDVELLSQTIQTRMNLEMAVTEEMLGIATRLRPSDCCLVPERREELTTEGGLDVLAQPERIAEACARLGEAGTRVSLFIDPEPAQVEAAARVGAPVVELHTGAWAEAANPRDAQLELERLRSAVAHGLQCGLQVNGGHGLHFHNVQPVAAITGIKELNIGHAIIARAVFSGLGGAVAEMKRLMQEARQT, from the coding sequence ATGGACCGTACCCTGCTGCTGGGGGTCAACATCGACCACGTGGCCACACTGCGCCAGGCGCGCGGGACAGCCTATCCGGACCCGGTGCAGGCGGCGTTTGTGGCGGAGCAGGCGGGTGCCGACCTGATCACCGTGCACCTGCGCGAGGACCGCCGCCACATCCAGGACCGGGACGTGGAACTGCTGTCACAGACCATCCAGACGCGGATGAACCTGGAGATGGCGGTCACCGAGGAGATGCTGGGGATTGCCACCCGGCTGAGGCCTTCGGACTGTTGCCTGGTGCCTGAGCGTCGCGAGGAACTCACTACCGAGGGTGGGCTCGATGTGCTGGCCCAGCCGGAACGCATTGCCGAGGCCTGTGCCCGACTTGGCGAGGCGGGCACCCGGGTCTCGCTGTTCATTGACCCGGAGCCGGCCCAGGTGGAGGCCGCCGCGCGGGTCGGCGCGCCGGTGGTGGAGCTGCATACCGGTGCCTGGGCCGAGGCCGCTAACCCGCGCGATGCGCAGCTGGAGTTGGAGCGGTTGCGGTCTGCGGTGGCGCATGGCCTGCAATGCGGCCTTCAGGTCAACGGCGGGCACGGACTTCACTTTCACAACGTCCAGCCGGTGGCCGCCATCACCGGCATCAAGGAACTGAATATCGGGCACGCCATTATCGCCCGCGCGGTCTTCTCCGGGCTGGGCGGTGCGGTGGCCGAGATGAAACGGCTGATGCAGGAGGCGCGGCAGACATGA
- the acpS gene encoding holo-ACP synthase, with protein MIIGVGTDLVEIGRMERMLARHGERALDRLLHPSERQECPQAPDRAARFLARRFAAKEAAAKALGTGIAGGIRFTDLQVDHDDKGRPLLQLHGEARNRARQLGVSAYHLSISDEQTHALAFVVLTASDPDSH; from the coding sequence ATGATCATTGGGGTGGGCACGGACCTGGTGGAGATCGGACGCATGGAGCGCATGCTGGCTCGTCACGGTGAGCGCGCCCTGGATCGACTGTTGCACCCCTCCGAGCGGCAGGAGTGCCCCCAGGCACCGGACCGGGCGGCGCGCTTTCTGGCGCGGCGTTTCGCGGCCAAGGAGGCCGCTGCCAAGGCGCTGGGCACGGGCATTGCCGGCGGAATCCGTTTCACCGACCTGCAAGTTGACCACGACGACAAGGGCCGGCCCCTGTTGCAGTTGCATGGCGAGGCTCGTAACCGCGCCCGGCAACTGGGCGTCTCCGCGTACCATCTCAGTATCAGTGATGAGCAAACCCATGCCCTGGCTTTCGTGGTGCTGACCGCCAGCGACCCGGACAGCCACTGA
- the cysM gene encoding cysteine synthase CysM, translating to MQYPTVEAFVGNTPLVRLQRMVPPERNNIVLGKLEGNNPAGSVKDRPAVNMIRRAEERGQIKPGDTLIEPTSGNTGIALAMAAAIKGYRMVLIMPENMSTERRASMAAYGAELVLVSQDEGMEGARDLASRMAAEGKGTVLDQFANPDNWAAHYEGTGPEIWRDTRGQITHFVSSMGTTGTIMGCSRFFKEQSEAVQIVGVQPEDGSSIPGIRRWPEAYLPKIYEPPRVDRIIDVSSDDAIATTRRLAEEEGIMAGMSAGGALHAALRLEQEVENATIVVIICDRGDRYLSTGLFQG from the coding sequence ATGCAATACCCCACCGTAGAGGCCTTTGTCGGGAACACCCCGCTGGTTCGGCTGCAACGCATGGTGCCGCCGGAACGCAATAATATCGTGCTGGGCAAACTGGAAGGGAATAACCCCGCCGGCTCCGTGAAGGACCGGCCTGCCGTGAACATGATCCGGCGGGCCGAGGAGCGGGGCCAGATCAAGCCCGGCGATACCCTGATCGAGCCCACCAGTGGCAATACCGGGATCGCCCTGGCCATGGCGGCGGCCATCAAGGGCTACCGCATGGTGCTGATCATGCCGGAGAACATGAGCACTGAACGGCGCGCTTCCATGGCGGCCTATGGCGCAGAGCTGGTCCTGGTGAGCCAGGACGAAGGCATGGAGGGGGCCCGCGACCTGGCCTCGAGGATGGCTGCCGAGGGCAAGGGGACGGTGCTCGATCAGTTTGCCAACCCGGATAACTGGGCGGCCCACTACGAGGGCACCGGCCCGGAGATCTGGCGGGATACCCGGGGCCAGATCACGCACTTTGTCAGCTCCATGGGTACCACCGGGACCATCATGGGGTGCTCCCGCTTTTTCAAGGAGCAGTCGGAGGCGGTGCAGATCGTCGGTGTGCAGCCGGAGGACGGCTCCAGCATTCCCGGTATCCGGCGCTGGCCGGAGGCGTACTTGCCGAAGATCTACGAACCGCCCCGGGTGGACCGCATCATCGATGTGAGCAGCGACGATGCCATCGCCACCACGAGACGGCTGGCCGAGGAGGAGGGAATCATGGCTGGCATGTCTGCCGGAGGGGCCCTGCACGCGGCATTGCGTCTGGAGCAGGAGGTGGAGAATGCCACCATCGTGGTCATCATCTGCGACCGCGGCGACCGCTACCTGTCCACCGGCCTCTTTCAGGGCTGA